A region from the uncultured Stenotrophomonas sp. genome encodes:
- a CDS encoding conserved exported hypothetical protein (Evidence 4 : Homologs of previously reported genes of unknown function) has product MRRLALATALLALPLAARADTLKSPELSSTQCGVGTDYDVLVDGGGIWLRRHDATPREIVFHDGQLSIDGHMQAVSDADAQRLRVLEAGVRQLMPAVTGIANESVGISFDVLDVVYGSLTGKFDSRKVRVLRRDAERFVASTIGRGRWEQDLFGAGFDQRVQDAAESLKGSITRGVLWTMLTGGEERIEKRTEKIEAELEPKIEARARILEQHAQSLCTQVLALDRIQSALEFRYDGQPLRMMRVSGEAATVAKEQAPDNSIELP; this is encoded by the coding sequence ATGCGCCGTCTGGCCCTCGCCACCGCCCTGCTCGCCCTGCCGCTGGCCGCCCGCGCCGACACGCTGAAGTCACCGGAACTGTCCTCCACCCAGTGTGGAGTCGGTACCGACTACGACGTGCTGGTCGATGGCGGCGGCATCTGGCTGCGCCGGCACGACGCCACCCCGCGCGAAATCGTGTTCCACGACGGCCAGCTGAGCATCGACGGCCACATGCAGGCAGTCAGCGACGCCGATGCCCAGCGCCTGCGCGTGCTCGAGGCCGGGGTGCGCCAGCTGATGCCGGCGGTCACCGGCATCGCCAATGAATCGGTGGGGATCAGCTTCGACGTGCTGGACGTCGTCTATGGCTCCCTGACCGGCAAGTTCGATTCACGCAAGGTGCGCGTCCTGCGCAGGGACGCCGAGCGCTTCGTCGCCTCGACCATCGGCCGCGGACGCTGGGAGCAGGACCTGTTCGGCGCGGGCTTCGACCAGCGCGTGCAGGATGCGGCCGAATCGCTCAAGGGCTCCATCACCCGCGGCGTGCTGTGGACCATGCTCACCGGCGGCGAGGAACGCATCGAGAAACGCACCGAGAAGATCGAAGCCGAACTCGAGCCGAAGATCGAAGCGCGCGCACGCATCCTGGAACAGCATGCGCAGTCCCTGTGCACCCAGGTGCTGGCCCTGGACCGGATACAGTCGGCGCTCGAGTTCCGCTACGACGGCCAGCCGCTGCGGATGATGCGGGTCAGCGGAGAGGCGGCGACGGTGGCGAAGGAACAGGCACCGGACAACAGCATCGAGCTGCCATAG